A genomic region of Oncorhynchus mykiss isolate Arlee chromosome 2, USDA_OmykA_1.1, whole genome shotgun sequence contains the following coding sequences:
- the LOC110498595 gene encoding engulfment and cell motility protein 3 isoform X2, producing the protein MEVMQVVREQITRTLSSKPTSLELFKNKVNALNYSEILKLRQTERLHQEETLAPPVLELKERLKPELLELIRQQRLNRLCQGTLFRKISSRRRQDKLWYCRLSPNHKVLHFGDVEEDTETPPIESLQEKIPVADIKALLTGKDCPHMKENKGKQTKEGLDLAFSITYDVEEYSLNFIASSRTDFCLWTDGLSVLLGRDMSSECMRSELDILLSMEIKLRLLDLENVPIPDCAPPVPKPPSNFNFCYDLSQAEQ; encoded by the exons ATGGAG GTAATGCAGGTTGTGCGTGAGCAGATCACTAGGACGCTGTCCAGTAAGCCCACGTCTCTGGAGCTGTTTAAGAACAAGGTGAATGCTCTGAACTACAGTGAGATCCTCAAACTACGCCAGACAGAGCGGCTGCACCAAGAGGAGACCCTCGCCCCGCCTGTATT AGAGCTGAAGGAGCGTCTGAAACCTGAGCTGTTGGAGCTGATTCGCCAGCAGAGACTGAACCGCCTGTGTCAGGGAACACTCTTCCGCAAGATCAGCAGTCGACGAAGACAGG ATAAGTTGTGGTACTGTCGTTTGTCACCCAATCACAAAGTCCTGCACTTTGGCGATGTGGAGGAGGACACAGAAACACCCCCCATCGAGAGTCTCCAGGAAAAGA TTCCTGTTGCAGATATCAAAGCACTGCTGACAGGGAAAGACTGCCCTCACATGAAGGAGAATAAGGGCAAACAGACCAAG GAAGGGTTGGACCTGGCTTTCAGCATCACTTATGACGTGGAGGAGTACAGCCTCAACTTTATCGCCTCATCCAGAACAGAC TTCTGCCTGTGGACAGATGGACTGAGCGTGCTCTTGGGGCGGGACATGAGTAGTGAATGCATGAGGAGTGAGCTGGATATCCTGCTTTCCATGGAGATCAAGCTCCGCCTCCTGGACCTGGAGAACGTGCCCATCCCAGACTGCGCCCCCCCGGTGCCCAAACCCCCCAGCAACTTTAACTTCTGCTACGACTTAAGCCAGGCTGAGCAGTAG